A single Cyprinus carpio isolate SPL01 chromosome A20, ASM1834038v1, whole genome shotgun sequence DNA region contains:
- the zgc:101562 gene encoding C2H2-type zinc finger protein codes for MTQPKEEYEDISEPCGVEPEEVLTMVHEEDGEEGKTQAHKRHYCRECGKSFSVRARFRRHMRIHTGDKPYRCSHCQLCFTSQENLTEHAQKHSGHRPHRCSQCGKGFFRPGRLEIHRRIHTGEKPHHCAQCEKSFKSGEELQRHALIHTEEKQHHCCQCERSFRRSAQLLRHMRTHTGEKPYSCVQCDRCFSRPEHLRGHQHRAHPAQTHEPA; via the coding sequence AAGTTCTCACCATGGTTCATGAAGAAGATGGAGAGGAGGGAAAGACACAAGCACACAAGCGTCACTATTGCAGGGAGTGTGGGAAGAGCTTCAGCGTGCGCGCGCGCTTCAGACGACACATGCGCATACACACCGGAGACAAGCCCTACCGCTGCTCACACTGCCAGCTGTGCTTCACGTCTCAGGAGAACCTGACCGAGCACGCACAGAAACACTCCGGCCACAGACCCCACCGCTGCTCGCAGTGCGGCAAGGGCTTCTTCAGACCGGGCAGGCTGGAGATCCACCGGAGGATCCACACCGGAGAAAAGCCCCATCACTGTGCTCAGTGTGAGAAGAGCTTCAAGAGCGGCGAGGAGCTGCAGCGGCACGCACTCATACACACGGAGGAGAAGCAGCACCACTGCTGTCAGTGCGAGAGGAGCTTCAGGAGGAGCGCTCAGCTGCTCcgacacatgcgcacacacaccggagagaaaccctACAGCTGTGTGCAGTGTGACCGGTGCTTCTCACGGCCCGAACACCTCAGGGGCCATCAGCACAGAGCTCACCCGGCCCAGACGCACGAGCCCGCTTAA